The following proteins are co-located in the Imtechella halotolerans genome:
- a CDS encoding YoaK family protein produces the protein MFRHQGRSRTLKHNINIAIVLSFVAGIVNVTGFLSFKQLTTNVTGHFALFINDVAEVEFWKGTIYFLYIFSFLFGSFLSSFLIEKFKESKKLNVYVVPTLLESFILVSISLVSNFMEMKYPDFIVCLLLFAMGLQNSFVTKISNAVVRTTHLTGLFTDLGIDLSHLYFSKVPSFKAKIKATIRLRVYIILCFFTGGLVGGFLYTKIGLGLNTLSFGAFILIGSLFYDDFRFRYIKAKRKYYRRI, from the coding sequence ATGTTTCGTCATCAAGGGAGAAGTAGAACATTAAAGCACAATATTAATATAGCTATTGTACTTTCATTTGTTGCTGGAATTGTTAATGTTACAGGCTTTTTATCCTTTAAGCAACTTACTACAAATGTAACTGGTCATTTTGCATTGTTTATTAATGATGTGGCTGAGGTTGAGTTTTGGAAAGGAACCATTTACTTTCTCTACATTTTTTCATTTCTTTTTGGTTCATTCTTATCAAGTTTTCTAATTGAAAAATTTAAAGAAAGTAAAAAGCTAAATGTTTATGTGGTACCAACCCTACTTGAAAGTTTCATCTTAGTATCGATCTCTTTGGTAAGTAATTTTATGGAAATGAAATATCCAGATTTTATAGTTTGTTTGTTACTTTTTGCCATGGGCCTACAAAATTCATTTGTGACTAAGATTTCAAACGCTGTAGTCAGAACAACGCATTTAACGGGTCTTTTTACAGATTTAGGAATTGATCTATCTCATCTATATTTTTCCAAAGTACCTTCCTTCAAAGCAAAAATAAAAGCAACTATCAGGCTGAGAGTGTACATTATTTTGTGCTTTTTTACCGGTGGACTAGTTGGTGGGTTTTTGTATACCAAAATTGGATTAGGGTTAAATACCCTAAGTTTTGGCGCTTTTATTTTAATAGGGAGTTTGTTTTATGATGATTTTAGATTTAGATATATAAAGGCTAAGAGAAAATACTACCGAAGGATTTAA
- a CDS encoding type IV secretory system conjugative DNA transfer family protein, which produces MKHPTAQILVSLLPYAITLIIIWSLLSNRKYKEEVSFRVRLKLANGRFQMSNIRRGICIIGAAGSGKTESVIYALLQHFSKYQFSGIIHDYKDCELTEIAWPLFRNRKIPFFIISFDEIRYRVNPISPIYLPNEESVHEISKVLIENLLDHNPTQVSGSNKFFTDAMEGLLAGLIWKLRTHYPSFCTIPHVIAIFQYLDTKSLVSFLNSDLTSKSMAGAFIAGINSDKQTAGVKSSLANVFKKISSKRLFMVLSKNEVPLQINHPHHKAIIAISNSPQYDAFYAPIIASIIHTAIKQMSVRHRDPSFLLMEEASTIKLPNMHRIPATLRSYNISTVYVLQDKIQNDILYGEKTSKAILSNLSYQFFGKVNEPETAKHYEQFFEIIKQPTLSVSRSSGFSLESRITKGEKEVAKRRSNSFFRLQTGEFIAFADGKDKKLRFPLPKIHKELPAKKALYSDHDIQLNFERIHREIQSIFKEP; this is translated from the coding sequence ATGAAACACCCTACTGCACAAATACTTGTTTCGCTTTTGCCTTATGCAATTACTCTGATTATTATTTGGAGTCTCCTTAGTAACAGAAAATATAAGGAGGAAGTGTCCTTTAGAGTTCGACTAAAACTAGCCAACGGTAGGTTTCAAATGAGTAATATCCGCAGGGGAATCTGCATCATTGGGGCAGCTGGTAGCGGTAAAACTGAAAGTGTAATTTACGCCCTTCTCCAACATTTTAGCAAGTATCAATTTTCAGGAATTATCCATGACTATAAAGACTGTGAACTAACTGAAATAGCTTGGCCACTCTTTCGGAACAGAAAGATTCCCTTCTTTATCATCTCTTTTGATGAGATTAGATACAGAGTAAATCCAATCTCACCAATATACCTCCCTAATGAGGAAAGTGTACATGAAATCTCTAAAGTACTAATAGAAAATTTACTGGATCATAACCCTACACAGGTGTCTGGAAGTAATAAATTTTTCACTGATGCAATGGAAGGACTATTAGCTGGGCTAATCTGGAAACTGCGAACCCACTATCCATCATTTTGCACCATTCCTCATGTCATTGCCATTTTCCAATACCTTGACACCAAGAGTCTGGTTTCCTTTTTAAACTCAGATCTAACCTCAAAAAGTATGGCTGGTGCCTTTATAGCAGGGATAAACTCAGACAAACAAACAGCCGGTGTAAAAAGTAGTTTAGCCAATGTTTTTAAGAAAATTAGTTCTAAAAGACTTTTTATGGTATTGTCAAAAAATGAAGTCCCTTTACAAATAAATCACCCCCATCATAAGGCTATTATAGCCATTAGCAACAGTCCACAATATGATGCTTTCTATGCACCAATTATTGCCTCTATTATTCATACCGCTATCAAACAAATGAGTGTACGGCATAGAGATCCTTCTTTTCTTCTAATGGAAGAAGCCTCTACTATCAAATTACCCAATATGCATCGTATTCCAGCTACCTTACGAAGCTACAATATTAGCACTGTATATGTATTGCAGGATAAAATACAAAACGATATTCTGTATGGAGAAAAGACTAGTAAGGCGATACTTAGTAATCTTTCTTATCAATTCTTTGGAAAAGTAAACGAACCAGAAACAGCTAAGCACTATGAGCAATTTTTCGAAATCATAAAACAACCTACTCTAAGTGTGAGTAGAAGTAGTGGTTTTAGCCTAGAAAGTCGAATAACCAAGGGAGAGAAAGAGGTTGCCAAACGAAGATCAAACAGTTTCTTTCGTCTTCAAACGGGAGAATTTATTGCTTTTGCAGACGGAAAAGATAAAAAATTACGATTTCCATTACCAAAAATACATAAGGAATTACCTGCCAAAAAGGCCTTATACTCTGACCATGATATACAGTTAAATTTTGAACGGATTCACCGTGAAATTCAATCCATTTTTAAGGAACCTTAA
- the mobB gene encoding MobB family relaxase, whose translation MYINISPQKMGVKYQKSAANFVAYLEKENNETALASCEHFFSQYEDSVSSNEVSTRIDANTSNLHKNHPKFYTITINPSQKELAHLTKHSSNLKDYVRELMKHYAASFNREIYGRKVTVDDLVYFAKIEHKRTFKRTDKAVLENRPIVAEIKQLKQEIKKIESGELTGNIARYRLKIKELEESIPYRQNGQIIVQGMEKEGIQTHVHIIMSRKDATNKHSISPGSKQIASEVFLNGKLIKVGFHRDGFVAKAELCFDTMFQYRRNYAEHYQARKTFIKDPHLYFSNIYKLSVQEKRKAFEIIRPLREKRIIPAISITKAQLALKVFKRLKKGLNHAIQSASIEL comes from the coding sequence ATGTATATCAACATATCACCTCAGAAAATGGGGGTTAAATATCAAAAAAGTGCCGCTAATTTTGTGGCATATCTTGAAAAGGAAAACAATGAAACAGCATTAGCTTCTTGTGAACATTTCTTTTCTCAATACGAAGACTCAGTATCAAGTAATGAGGTAAGCACTCGTATTGATGCTAATACTTCCAACCTACATAAAAACCACCCCAAATTTTATACAATTACAATTAATCCAAGTCAAAAGGAGTTAGCGCATTTAACGAAGCATTCTAGCAATCTAAAGGATTATGTCAGAGAGTTAATGAAACACTATGCAGCCTCCTTTAACCGTGAAATATATGGAAGAAAAGTCACCGTAGATGATCTGGTATATTTTGCAAAAATCGAGCACAAACGCACTTTTAAAAGAACTGACAAAGCTGTGTTGGAGAACAGACCTATTGTAGCTGAAATAAAACAACTAAAACAGGAAATAAAGAAAATAGAATCAGGTGAACTAACAGGGAATATTGCTAGATATCGACTAAAAATTAAAGAATTAGAAGAATCAATTCCATACCGTCAAAACGGTCAAATAATTGTCCAAGGAATGGAAAAAGAAGGAATACAGACCCATGTTCATATTATAATGAGCCGAAAAGATGCAACAAATAAGCATAGTATCTCTCCTGGGAGTAAACAGATAGCATCAGAAGTATTCCTCAATGGAAAGCTAATTAAAGTTGGTTTTCACAGAGATGGCTTTGTTGCTAAAGCAGAATTGTGTTTTGATACGATGTTTCAATATCGACGCAATTATGCAGAACACTACCAGGCTAGAAAAACGTTTATTAAAGATCCTCATTTGTATTTCTCCAATATCTACAAACTATCTGTCCAAGAGAAAAGAAAGGCATTTGAAATCATTAGACCACTTAGGGAAAAAAGAATCATTCCAGCCATTTCTATTACGAAAGCTCAACTTGCCCTCAAAGTATTTAAAAGACTCAAAAAGGGCCTGAACCATGCCATCCAATCAGCCTCAATCGAGTTATGA
- a CDS encoding BfmA/BtgA family mobilization protein, protein MNYNENNHQWTSLSFKNEVATNFEEFSQELSCSPNETMTAMLHFFKIHKISPFDTLNENLASLENTLHKRINALIAIIKNIEKTQTKPTYAMIQLLFQENDLEDETPQYIERRQGNEVEFTQATTDFEQQFLEEEKKNKLLKKQIETLLNNSLPINTPFGNQYYRLEITKEKMESLINEYNHVYQHITSENGG, encoded by the coding sequence ATGAACTATAATGAAAACAACCACCAATGGACTTCCTTAAGTTTTAAAAATGAAGTGGCCACTAATTTTGAAGAATTTTCCCAAGAATTATCCTGTTCACCTAATGAAACAATGACGGCTATGCTTCATTTTTTTAAAATTCATAAGATTTCACCATTTGATACTTTAAACGAGAATTTGGCGTCGTTGGAAAATACATTACATAAAAGAATTAATGCGCTGATAGCTATTATTAAAAACATTGAAAAAACGCAAACGAAACCAACTTACGCCATGATTCAATTACTCTTTCAAGAAAATGACCTAGAAGATGAAACTCCCCAATATATTGAACGTAGACAGGGTAACGAGGTTGAATTCACACAAGCTACAACTGATTTTGAGCAGCAATTTCTTGAAGAAGAAAAAAAGAACAAACTATTAAAAAAACAAATAGAAACCCTGCTCAATAATAGCTTACCTATTAATACTCCCTTTGGAAATCAATATTACCGCTTAGAAATCACAAAAGAGAAAATGGAATCCCTAATAAATGAATATAACCATGTATATCAACATATCACCTCAGAAAATGGGGGTTAA
- a CDS encoding Crp/Fnr family transcriptional regulator yields MTTIHLKEHMDRFINAKEIDVTTLNQFFNYRTVKKKELLLKEDTICQHLFYVQKGCLQIFYTKENGVEQTIDFALEGWWTTDFAAYPLNAISKYSIRAVEAAEVLVIDVVKQERLLQEFPILERYFHLVYQKAYAASQYRIKLLYEYSREELYHHFKDNFPDFIQRVPQYLIASFLGFTPEYLSEIRKRSIS; encoded by the coding sequence ATGACGACAATTCACCTTAAAGAACACATGGATCGATTTATTAATGCCAAGGAAATTGACGTTACTACTTTGAATCAATTTTTTAATTATCGTACCGTAAAGAAAAAAGAACTCTTACTGAAAGAGGACACTATTTGTCAGCATTTGTTTTATGTACAAAAAGGATGTTTACAAATTTTTTATACGAAAGAAAATGGGGTGGAACAGACCATAGATTTTGCTCTTGAGGGATGGTGGACTACTGATTTTGCTGCCTATCCTCTAAATGCCATATCAAAATATTCAATTCGTGCTGTTGAAGCCGCTGAGGTGTTGGTGATAGATGTAGTGAAGCAAGAACGATTGCTTCAAGAGTTTCCAATATTAGAGCGCTACTTTCATTTGGTTTATCAAAAGGCGTACGCTGCTTCACAATATCGGATCAAATTACTTTATGAATATTCGAGGGAAGAATTGTATCATCACTTTAAGGATAATTTTCCTGATTTCATCCAAAGGGTTCCTCAGTATTTAATTGCTTCCTTTCTTGGTTTTACTCCAGAATATCTCAGTGAAATTAGAAAGCGCAGCATTTCTTAA
- a CDS encoding carboxymuconolactone decarboxylase family protein has product MSTQINQEQRINIASLEPECWSIIMSIETHLSKTGLNQLLRELIKIRTSQINKCVFCIDLHTRDAIRLGESQRRIFALTAWEESTLFTQEERAVLKLTEEITEIAKKGVTDETYQQVKEYYTDKEIAQIIIAINHMNFLNRVGVTSKLRV; this is encoded by the coding sequence ATGTCAACACAAATTAATCAAGAACAACGGATAAATATTGCATCCTTAGAGCCAGAATGTTGGAGTATAATTATGAGTATTGAAACACATTTATCCAAAACAGGACTTAATCAACTATTGAGAGAACTAATTAAAATACGAACATCGCAAATCAATAAATGTGTTTTCTGCATTGATTTGCATACTAGGGATGCAATAAGATTAGGAGAGTCCCAACGAAGAATTTTTGCACTTACAGCATGGGAAGAAAGTACCTTGTTTACCCAAGAGGAACGTGCGGTTTTAAAGTTAACAGAAGAAATTACAGAAATAGCAAAAAAAGGAGTAACTGATGAAACCTATCAACAAGTAAAAGAGTATTATACCGATAAAGAAATTGCTCAGATCATTATTGCCATAAATCATATGAATTTTTTGAATAGGGTTGGCGTTACTTCAAAACTTAGAGTGTAA
- a CDS encoding superoxide dismutase family protein — MKRQSILTIGLMTLALVGCKNTEKKETTETVVEEVVTEVAEAKKIMIKLEAKSGSTATGMVTFTEENGQVKMEAHINGLTPGEHAIHIHESSDCSAADGTSTGGHWNPTFQPHGKWGSEEGYHRGDIGNFTADESGHGMITMTTDQWCLGCEDETKNIIGKAIIVHAGVDDFVTQPTGDAGGRVSCGGIIE; from the coding sequence ATGAAAAGACAAAGTATATTAACGATTGGGTTAATGACACTGGCCTTAGTTGGCTGTAAAAACACTGAAAAAAAGGAAACTACTGAAACAGTAGTGGAAGAGGTTGTTACGGAAGTGGCTGAAGCAAAGAAAATCATGATAAAGCTTGAGGCTAAAAGTGGTAGTACAGCTACTGGTATGGTAACCTTTACTGAAGAGAATGGCCAAGTTAAAATGGAGGCACATATTAATGGTTTAACTCCAGGAGAACATGCTATTCACATTCATGAATCTTCGGATTGTTCTGCTGCCGATGGAACTTCTACAGGAGGACATTGGAATCCTACTTTCCAACCACATGGAAAATGGGGAAGTGAAGAAGGCTATCACCGTGGTGATATAGGAAACTTTACGGCTGATGAATCCGGACATGGTATGATCACTATGACTACAGATCAATGGTGTCTTGGTTGTGAGGATGAGACCAAAAATATCATTGGTAAAGCGATCATTGTACATGCTGGTGTTGATGATTTTGTAACGCAGCCAACAGGTGACGCAGGTGGTAGAGTAAGCTGCGGTGGAATTATTGAATAA
- a CDS encoding LETM1-related biofilm-associated protein has translation MNPSAQGWIDKYGALCKKHAWHGQEEMLFYNALKKAGFIYGINVEVVLKWLGEEQLSDDEIAKLNLLSALHNAYLQHKKNGGFKEFVLSVLEFYGELTPVESSFFNKLFAEDKPSRQLEKILHSRVHIDDNVLTKNFRNVLTNSLLFVDVLAYRQFLFQQILVKPYVQRLEYVVINFIYYTLNSKSQKTAYDEQLIRLFEASASYSQKRRKRLEAPLKELAFTNYTIQEKNYLLDLVCLSAWDDKVLENEESNFIVGLGTQMYLEENLIMESIDSVAIFFSKYQERVSLFKSDNPVKLFYDNSSQLVKKLITRNKKRLLKEFTQSKELLVLLTKSTTTDLTPSERKKVKDQLLEIFKTIPSLAIFALPGGGILLPLFIKLIPKMLPSAFDDNHVEEEQEF, from the coding sequence ATGAACCCTTCAGCACAAGGATGGATTGATAAATACGGCGCCTTATGTAAAAAGCATGCTTGGCATGGTCAAGAAGAGATGCTGTTTTATAATGCTCTTAAAAAGGCAGGGTTTATTTATGGTATTAATGTGGAAGTTGTACTAAAATGGTTAGGAGAGGAGCAACTTTCTGATGATGAGATTGCAAAATTAAATTTGTTGTCAGCATTACATAATGCGTATCTGCAACATAAAAAGAATGGAGGATTTAAGGAGTTTGTACTTTCCGTTCTTGAATTTTATGGTGAGCTTACCCCAGTAGAATCTTCTTTTTTTAATAAGCTATTTGCAGAAGACAAGCCTTCTCGTCAACTAGAGAAAATTTTACATTCTAGAGTTCATATTGATGATAATGTATTAACCAAAAACTTTAGAAATGTGCTTACTAATTCGCTACTTTTTGTAGATGTATTAGCATATAGACAGTTTTTGTTTCAACAAATACTAGTAAAGCCTTATGTGCAACGGCTGGAATATGTTGTTATAAACTTTATTTATTACACGCTGAATTCTAAAAGCCAGAAAACAGCTTATGATGAGCAGCTTATTAGACTTTTTGAAGCTTCTGCATCTTATAGCCAAAAAAGAAGAAAAAGACTTGAGGCACCACTTAAAGAGTTGGCCTTTACGAACTACACTATACAAGAGAAAAATTACCTATTAGATCTTGTCTGTCTTTCAGCATGGGATGATAAGGTACTTGAGAATGAAGAATCAAATTTTATAGTAGGTCTCGGTACGCAAATGTATTTAGAAGAGAATCTTATTATGGAGTCTATTGATAGCGTTGCCATTTTCTTTTCAAAATATCAGGAACGCGTTAGTCTTTTTAAATCAGATAATCCGGTTAAACTATTTTATGACAATTCTTCTCAATTAGTTAAAAAGCTGATCACCCGAAATAAAAAAAGATTATTAAAAGAGTTTACCCAAAGTAAAGAATTACTTGTATTACTCACTAAATCTACTACAACTGATTTGACCCCAAGTGAGCGTAAAAAAGTAAAGGATCAATTGTTGGAAATTTTTAAAACAATTCCTTCTCTGGCCATCTTTGCACTTCCTGGAGGAGGTATCCTATTACCTTTATTTATAAAACTAATTCCCAAAATGCTTCCTTCTGCATTTGATGATAATCATGTGGAAGAAGAGCAGGAGTTTTAG
- the ygiD gene encoding 4,5-DOPA dioxygenase extradiol: MNLNDLHKIALQFATTQQMPILFLGHGSPMNAIEQNVFNQHWQQIGKSLPKPNAILCVSAHWETQGTKITAMDPPATIHDFGGFPNALYEISYPAPGSLHWAQEIQKELGQSTVSLDFEWGLDHGTWSVLMHLYPEASIPVLQLSLDYGKSPEYHYQLGKQLQQLRSKGVLIVGSGNMVHNLRRMNWHQPQSGYDWAEEANTSLKRFIKMDATDQLLQYHNLGQALQLAIPTPEHYLPMLYILGMKTAKDEIHFFNDSFVFGSISMTSFWIH; encoded by the coding sequence ATGAATCTTAATGATCTCCATAAAATAGCGCTGCAATTCGCAACCACTCAACAAATGCCCATCTTATTTTTGGGTCATGGTAGTCCTATGAACGCCATTGAACAAAATGTGTTCAACCAACATTGGCAACAGATAGGAAAATCACTTCCAAAACCCAATGCAATACTATGTGTATCGGCGCATTGGGAGACGCAAGGAACAAAAATTACTGCCATGGACCCTCCAGCCACCATTCATGATTTTGGAGGGTTTCCAAATGCACTTTATGAGATTTCATACCCCGCACCTGGAAGTTTACATTGGGCCCAAGAAATTCAGAAAGAACTTGGACAATCCACGGTTTCACTGGATTTCGAATGGGGACTAGATCATGGGACTTGGAGTGTACTTATGCACTTATACCCAGAGGCGTCCATTCCTGTATTACAACTTAGTCTTGATTATGGGAAATCACCAGAATATCATTACCAACTCGGAAAACAACTACAACAGTTACGCTCTAAGGGTGTTCTAATTGTGGGAAGTGGAAACATGGTACACAATCTTAGGAGAATGAACTGGCATCAACCACAATCTGGATATGATTGGGCTGAAGAGGCTAATACTTCTCTAAAAAGATTTATTAAAATGGATGCTACAGATCAACTTTTACAATATCACAACCTTGGACAAGCCTTACAATTGGCAATACCTACTCCAGAGCACTACTTACCTATGCTTTATATATTAGGAATGAAAACGGCGAAGGATGAAATTCATTTTTTCAATGATTCCTTTGTGTTCGGCTCAATTTCAATGACCTCATTTTGGATACATTAA